A stretch of the Candidatus Jettenia sp. AMX2 genome encodes the following:
- a CDS encoding Fe-S-containing hydro-lyase, giving the protein MPDKIQLKTPLTDNDVASLRIRDKVFISGVIYTARDAAHKRLVEIINRGGELPFDIRNQIIYYVGPCPARPGMPVGSCGPTSSYRMDGYTPLLLSKGLKATIGKGNRSDDVIKAMKQYRAVYFAATGGAAALLAKKVKKVEIIAYEDLGAEAVMRFEVENFPVVVANDIYGNDLYMEGIAEYAVSDG; this is encoded by the coding sequence ATGCCAGATAAAATACAGCTAAAAACACCTCTCACAGATAACGATGTGGCAAGCCTCAGAATCAGAGACAAGGTTTTTATTTCAGGGGTTATTTACACGGCGCGGGATGCAGCACATAAAAGGCTGGTAGAGATTATTAACCGTGGCGGGGAATTGCCCTTCGATATCCGGAATCAGATTATCTATTATGTCGGCCCATGTCCTGCCCGCCCAGGCATGCCTGTTGGTTCCTGCGGTCCTACCTCAAGCTACCGGATGGATGGGTATACCCCATTATTACTCTCAAAAGGTTTGAAGGCAACGATAGGTAAAGGCAATCGCTCTGACGATGTTATTAAGGCGATGAAACAGTATCGGGCTGTTTACTTCGCGGCAACAGGCGGTGCTGCTGCCTTACTGGCGAAAAAAGTGAAAAAAGTAGAAATTATTGCTTATGAAGATCTGGGCGCTGAAGCGGTCATGAGATTTGAAGTAGAAAATTTTCCTGTTGTAGTTGCAAATGACATCTACGGAAACGATTTATACATGGAAGGGATTGCAGAATACGCGGTTTCTGATGGTTAA
- a CDS encoding 2-hydroxyacyl-CoA dehydratase family protein: protein MISTHKFKLWGERLMCRFFPILLKTLLLVLRIYHFFCRGNKKKEIVSLRTQTRVGVRYLYKVYRNPKRTVWTTMFVPSEILYAVGLYPFCIEIGAALFAGIGQSSRGLLEAESFGVSTDICSFHRSAIGHARRHLFPGNILQAATTTLCDNNTKTIKICESMTGKETIVIDVPFEADDYSIKYLAKQLEDFTRHLEAISGRKMKQGALKKAIEYSNQTREKMIEINELRKDPYCPLPGSNALGFMFPAYLLIGSELSVEFFSSLAAELREKIAENKRDKEKTQPDDLIKILWLELKPYFKVDFLTRLEKEQGVKIVFEETNYVYWDKLNPENPYESLAKKLITSHYNGPLERRIAITKKLARDYDADGVVVFSTWGCRRNNAAVPLLKRELNNAGYPLLSLDGDCVDDHNYMPGQFSTRIEGFLEMLRGRKAANTPKQEAYSVSIS, encoded by the coding sequence ATGATATCAACACATAAATTCAAATTGTGGGGTGAGCGGTTGATGTGCCGTTTCTTTCCCATCCTTCTGAAAACACTTTTACTGGTTTTAAGGATTTACCATTTCTTCTGCCGGGGGAATAAGAAAAAAGAAATCGTTTCACTGAGAACACAGACCCGTGTTGGAGTGAGGTATCTTTACAAAGTATATCGCAATCCAAAGCGGACTGTCTGGACAACCATGTTCGTTCCCTCAGAAATTCTATATGCCGTGGGGTTGTATCCTTTCTGTATTGAAATCGGCGCTGCGCTTTTCGCAGGCATAGGGCAAAGTTCACGCGGGCTTTTAGAAGCAGAATCCTTTGGGGTTTCCACCGATATCTGTTCATTCCACCGGTCGGCAATAGGACATGCACGGAGGCACCTGTTTCCGGGAAATATTCTTCAGGCCGCAACAACAACGCTTTGCGATAACAATACAAAGACGATAAAGATATGTGAGTCGATGACAGGAAAAGAAACCATTGTCATTGATGTCCCCTTTGAAGCGGATGATTATTCCATTAAATACCTCGCAAAGCAGCTTGAGGATTTTACCAGACATCTGGAGGCAATATCCGGAAGAAAGATGAAACAGGGAGCGCTGAAGAAGGCAATTGAATACTCAAATCAAACACGTGAAAAAATGATCGAAATTAATGAGTTGAGAAAAGACCCTTATTGTCCCCTACCGGGAAGCAATGCATTGGGTTTTATGTTCCCTGCATATCTGTTAATTGGTTCTGAACTATCCGTGGAATTTTTCTCCAGCCTTGCCGCAGAGCTGCGGGAAAAGATTGCAGAAAATAAAAGAGATAAGGAAAAAACGCAACCTGATGACCTCATTAAGATTCTTTGGCTGGAACTGAAACCTTACTTTAAGGTCGATTTTTTAACCAGATTGGAAAAAGAGCAGGGTGTGAAGATTGTTTTTGAAGAAACAAATTATGTTTACTGGGATAAGCTGAATCCGGAAAATCCTTACGAAAGTCTGGCAAAAAAACTTATTACCAGCCATTACAACGGACCACTGGAACGGCGTATTGCAATTACCAAAAAACTTGCACGGGATTATGACGCAGACGGTGTTGTGGTGTTTTCCACCTGGGGTTGCAGAAGAAACAATGCTGCAGTTCCGCTTCTCAAACGTGAATTAAACAATGCCGGGTATCCGCTTCTCAGTCTCGATGGTGATTGTGTTGATGATCACAACTACATGCCTGGACAATTCTCTACAAGAATTGAGGGGTTCCTTGAAATGCTCCGTGGAAGGAAAGCTGCAAACACACCAAAACAGGAAGCATATTCTGTCAGTATATCCTGA
- a CDS encoding protein phosphatase 2C domain-containing protein, translated as MKVAFKTDVGRRRKQNEDSILVDEALNIFLIADGLGGHQAGEVASDLAVKECYTYLKEHLDEARTNEDISKLLAKSLMAAHNAVKEKSMTDIDLMGMGTTLIQMLIKDNKVHICHVGDSRAYLIREKIKQLTKDHTFESYILDEKPRPEYFPVHKLHVLTQAVGESETVVPELKQIELEDGDILLLCTDGLTDMLLEKEIEWIIRQHEDEPDLGADYLIKEANSKGGIDNISVIVVKYE; from the coding sequence ATGAAAGTGGCATTCAAAACGGATGTAGGTAGGCGGAGAAAACAGAATGAGGACAGTATTTTGGTTGATGAGGCTCTGAATATTTTTCTCATCGCAGACGGATTGGGAGGCCACCAGGCAGGCGAGGTGGCAAGTGACCTGGCTGTAAAAGAATGCTATACCTATCTCAAAGAGCATTTGGATGAGGCCAGAACCAATGAAGACATATCAAAGCTGCTTGCTAAATCCCTCATGGCGGCACACAACGCCGTTAAGGAAAAATCAATGACGGATATAGATCTTATGGGGATGGGGACAACTCTTATACAGATGCTTATCAAGGATAACAAAGTACATATATGCCATGTTGGCGACAGCAGGGCATACCTCATCAGAGAAAAAATAAAACAGCTTACCAAAGATCATACCTTTGAAAGTTATATCCTCGACGAGAAACCGCGGCCTGAGTATTTTCCTGTACATAAGCTGCATGTACTTACCCAGGCTGTTGGTGAATCAGAAACCGTAGTTCCTGAATTGAAGCAGATAGAGCTGGAAGACGGGGATATCCTTCTCCTCTGTACCGACGGGCTTACCGATATGCTGTTAGAGAAAGAAATAGAATGGATTATCCGGCAACATGAAGACGAGCCTGATTTGGGGGCGGATTATCTTATAAAAGAGGCAAATAGCAAAGGCGGTATAGATAACATCTCTGTGATTGTAGTAAAATATGAGTAA
- a CDS encoding AsmA-like C-terminal region-containing protein translates to MQIKNKRVLIKWVAIPFCGIFFIAMIVFLVISSRISEDFLKQKIVQSLEGKSGYSCEIGQVSFSWPNRIEISRLDFQKKEQDKKDLIRCEDILGTARLFPLLTKKIDMKNIAIQHIDYKNQYSIRNLTTEEFSFRNDTLFTHAQLLLNDGLVTFKGIIEFLEKEPTFDVFIEVSDVHITGETLHLFPFFAGRENEIGGFLSLKGHAKGKGADKEAFNRELQADMRLKLRDGYIRGNKIVSSLLTIAGIQDAYSFDFLEAEIQIREGKIHTPEVEMKGQMMNVNASGTADFEGILSYDAQVMFNKDYLGKDMKKIIGFILKQNTLQVEIRGTAREPKVSVKLPGNTLDHVIKDLAKEFFSNPKKAQRKEKTTNELD, encoded by the coding sequence ATGCAAATAAAAAATAAACGGGTTTTAATAAAATGGGTTGCGATCCCTTTCTGCGGGATATTCTTCATTGCCATGATAGTTTTTCTCGTGATATCATCACGTATTTCTGAAGACTTTCTGAAACAAAAAATCGTACAATCGCTGGAGGGCAAATCCGGATATTCCTGTGAAATCGGTCAGGTTTCTTTTTCCTGGCCTAACCGGATTGAAATTTCCCGCCTCGATTTCCAAAAAAAGGAACAAGATAAGAAGGACTTGATACGATGCGAGGATATCCTTGGTACGGCAAGGCTGTTTCCTTTACTCACAAAGAAAATTGACATGAAAAACATCGCCATACAACATATTGATTATAAAAATCAATATTCAATAAGGAATCTTACCACTGAGGAGTTTTCGTTCAGGAACGATACCCTTTTTACCCATGCACAATTACTTCTGAACGATGGCCTGGTAACGTTTAAAGGAATCATTGAGTTCCTTGAGAAAGAACCGACCTTTGATGTTTTTATCGAGGTATCGGATGTTCATATAACCGGGGAAACACTTCATCTCTTTCCTTTTTTTGCCGGTAGAGAGAATGAAATAGGCGGATTTCTCAGCCTTAAAGGCCATGCCAAGGGTAAAGGTGCAGACAAAGAGGCCTTTAACAGGGAGCTTCAGGCAGACATGCGTCTTAAATTGAGGGACGGATACATCAGGGGGAATAAAATAGTGTCTTCCCTTCTGACTATTGCAGGAATACAGGATGCGTATTCATTTGACTTCCTTGAGGCAGAAATACAAATCAGAGAAGGGAAAATTCATACGCCCGAAGTGGAGATGAAGGGGCAGATGATGAACGTGAATGCATCGGGTACCGCTGATTTTGAGGGCATACTATCATACGATGCCCAAGTTATGTTCAATAAAGATTATTTGGGAAAGGATATGAAAAAAATCATTGGCTTCATTCTGAAGCAAAATACCTTACAGGTGGAAATACGGGGAACGGCAAGAGAGCCGAAGGTTTCTGTAAAACTGCCCGGGAATACCCTGGATCACGTGATCAAAGATCTGGCAAAGGAATTTTTCTCGAACCCCAAAAAAGCTCAGAGAAAGGAAAAGACCACAAATGAACTGGATTGA
- a CDS encoding acyl-CoA dehydratase activase: MYTIGIDIGSMSTNGILLNKKKEILSSVIIPTGASSKKAADKIYAQLLNEQKLTEKDIRYIIATGYGRIKVPFAHEVVTEITCHAKGANYYFSEARTIIDIGGQDSKVIKIDAGGNVLDFVMNDKCAAGTGRFLEVMARTLEIELEDMGELSLSGNEKGNISISSLCTVFAESEVVSLVGADHKAADICRALHISIAKRITAQLKRMGLEKEIVMTGGVAKNIGVVTELERSLGCKIHISEEPQINGALGAALIALEKALAKTNTHVSVSVDIPPETPIIEFSSDDHKLPKIGYFCSYTPVELIRAAGFHPVRIKGAEKESCSASEVLCGNICPYIKAVVDQKINGSLEDFKGMVFVNSCDGMRRLYDAWIKLDEGKKTFNYILDIPKNTDDAAVYYYANLLKNLKEKLEAYFTLKIHPDDINYSISIYNAAREKVRLFLHKYWNGYIGQSGYEIFSLLKRGVNILPEKFNVYLSQLMKQKGDFRDTRNVPRLFVWGSIVENEKIIKVIEDAGAKVVAEDLCNGSRYFDAQVNISSDPILSLARRYIKRAPCSRMVNIFERINNALTLMQERSIHGSIYHTLKFCDHNLMDYPLIKKTFHEKNIPLLHLNCDYTVSSEGQIKTRVEAFLEQLTNTSK; this comes from the coding sequence ATGTACACAATCGGAATCGATATTGGCTCAATGTCGACAAATGGAATACTCTTAAATAAAAAAAAGGAGATTCTTTCTTCTGTTATTATTCCGACCGGTGCCAGCAGCAAAAAGGCAGCGGATAAAATCTATGCACAGTTGTTGAATGAGCAGAAATTAACAGAAAAAGATATCCGGTATATAATTGCGACGGGATACGGACGTATAAAAGTACCATTTGCCCACGAAGTTGTTACAGAAATTACCTGCCATGCCAAGGGTGCCAATTATTATTTTTCGGAAGCAAGAACAATTATTGATATTGGCGGACAGGATAGCAAGGTTATCAAGATCGATGCCGGCGGAAATGTGCTCGACTTTGTTATGAATGACAAATGTGCTGCCGGAACAGGCAGATTTCTTGAGGTAATGGCAAGGACGCTGGAAATAGAACTGGAGGATATGGGGGAGCTCTCGCTGAGCGGAAATGAGAAAGGTAATATTTCCATCAGCAGCCTTTGCACTGTTTTTGCGGAATCTGAGGTGGTATCCCTTGTAGGAGCTGATCACAAGGCAGCAGATATTTGCAGGGCATTGCACATTTCTATTGCCAAGCGTATCACTGCCCAGTTAAAAAGAATGGGGTTAGAAAAAGAGATTGTTATGACGGGCGGTGTTGCGAAAAATATTGGTGTCGTAACAGAACTGGAGAGAAGTCTCGGCTGCAAGATTCATATATCAGAAGAACCACAAATCAACGGAGCGCTTGGAGCTGCGCTGATCGCACTGGAAAAGGCGCTTGCGAAAACCAATACTCACGTATCTGTCTCTGTAGATATCCCGCCTGAAACACCAATTATAGAATTCTCATCAGATGATCATAAACTGCCTAAGATAGGCTATTTCTGTTCTTATACCCCGGTAGAACTTATTCGTGCTGCAGGTTTTCATCCCGTCAGGATAAAAGGCGCTGAAAAAGAATCATGTTCCGCCAGTGAAGTACTCTGTGGGAATATATGTCCTTATATCAAGGCGGTTGTTGATCAGAAAATTAATGGAAGTCTGGAAGATTTCAAAGGGATGGTATTTGTCAATTCATGCGACGGCATGCGCAGGCTGTACGATGCATGGATTAAACTGGACGAAGGGAAAAAGACATTTAATTATATCCTTGACATTCCCAAAAACACAGACGATGCTGCAGTTTATTATTATGCAAACTTGCTGAAAAATCTGAAGGAAAAACTGGAGGCTTATTTTACCCTGAAAATACACCCTGACGATATTAATTATAGCATTTCCATCTATAACGCAGCCCGTGAAAAGGTACGTCTGTTTCTCCATAAATATTGGAACGGATATATCGGACAGTCCGGATACGAGATATTTTCCTTACTGAAGAGAGGAGTAAATATACTCCCTGAAAAATTCAATGTATACCTGAGCCAGCTTATGAAACAAAAAGGTGATTTCCGTGATACGAGAAATGTACCACGCCTGTTTGTTTGGGGCAGTATTGTGGAAAATGAGAAAATTATAAAGGTCATTGAAGATGCCGGCGCAAAGGTTGTCGCTGAAGACTTATGCAATGGGAGCAGATACTTTGATGCCCAGGTTAATATAAGCAGCGATCCTATCTTATCGCTTGCCAGAAGATATATCAAACGTGCGCCTTGCTCACGCATGGTCAATATTTTTGAGAGGATTAATAATGCATTAACCCTCATGCAGGAAAGATCAATTCACGGGTCAATCTACCACACCCTGAAATTTTGTGATCACAACCTTATGGACTATCCATTGATTAAAAAGACCTTCCATGAAAAAAACATTCCGCTCCTCCATCTCAACTGTGATTACACCGTGAGCAGTGAAGGGCAGATCAAGACAAGAGTCGAGGCATTTCTTGAACAATTAACAAACACTTCGAAATAA
- a CDS encoding fumarate hydratase has product MVIRTGISASEITDKVSRLCMDVNYTLSNDLLDTLRNAYETEPSPVSKEILAELLENARVARTCRIPLCQDTGVAVIFLELGNHVDITGGDLYGAVQEGVRRGYREGFLRKSMVADPLNRINTGDNTPAIIHTEIFHGNYLKITFMAKGGGCENMSRIGMLTPADGREGVMKFVVETVNKAKANPCPPVIVGVGIGGTFDYAALLAKKALLRPLGSIHTDTDTTALEQEMLTKINHLGIGAQGFGGRITALAVHVERYPCHIASLPVAVNIDCHVHRVKTITLGI; this is encoded by the coding sequence ATGGTTATACGTACCGGGATTAGCGCATCGGAGATAACTGATAAAGTATCCCGGCTTTGTATGGACGTAAATTATACTTTAAGTAACGACCTGCTTGATACGCTGAGGAATGCGTATGAAACAGAACCATCTCCGGTTTCAAAGGAAATACTTGCAGAATTACTTGAAAATGCGAGGGTTGCCCGCACATGCCGGATACCTTTGTGTCAGGATACCGGAGTTGCGGTGATATTTCTTGAGCTGGGGAATCACGTAGATATTACCGGAGGAGATCTTTACGGGGCTGTTCAGGAAGGTGTCAGACGAGGATACAGGGAAGGTTTTTTGCGAAAATCCATGGTCGCAGACCCGTTAAACAGGATTAATACCGGTGATAATACCCCTGCTATTATTCACACAGAGATTTTTCACGGGAACTATTTAAAAATTACCTTCATGGCAAAAGGTGGTGGCTGCGAGAACATGAGTCGTATCGGGATGCTTACCCCGGCTGACGGAAGGGAAGGGGTTATGAAATTTGTGGTAGAAACCGTCAATAAAGCAAAAGCCAATCCCTGCCCTCCGGTTATTGTCGGTGTTGGAATTGGAGGCACTTTTGATTATGCTGCCCTGTTAGCCAAAAAAGCGCTTTTAAGACCGCTCGGTTCAATCCATACAGATACTGATACAACTGCCCTGGAACAGGAAATGCTGACAAAGATAAACCATTTAGGCATCGGTGCCCAGGGATTTGGTGGCAGGATTACAGCCCTGGCTGTTCATGTGGAGCGCTATCCATGCCATATTGCCAGTTTGCCGGTTGCCGTTAATATCGACTGTCATGTTCACCGGGTTAAAACAATTACCCTTGGTATTTAG
- a CDS encoding GNAT family N-acetyltransferase, giving the protein MALIVENLKKSDIEATLHLFYNIIDELHSGSKDVERLHFKEIYSLEEVERRLNNKGCVYLTGKEDGRVIAFVFAWITDGVGYIHWLGVAPGYRNKGYGDAILQETLKLFTEKGCYEARLFTYRSGKAVNCLFKKHGFQEIACVDNYFFGVNIILMAKKFTGIPEEYRLKTIVLSGEGGQGIKLIAHILANILAVLGKEVSLNLVYDAAVRGGNIRAEIVYSDEPVEVPFFEEADLGLLLSKTPDPAIRAKQVLIESSACDSECKKCELRCPVSDRIPFEKLATEQFNSPVFVNMIALGRILSKIGINIEIVNFASGFPSKFIEENIRAVRYGYTYRD; this is encoded by the coding sequence ATGGCTCTTATCGTTGAAAATCTTAAAAAATCTGATATAGAAGCAACCTTACATCTCTTCTATAACATCATAGATGAACTGCATTCTGGGAGTAAAGATGTTGAACGCCTGCACTTTAAAGAAATCTATTCTTTGGAAGAGGTTGAAAGGCGGCTGAATAATAAAGGATGCGTTTATCTGACCGGTAAGGAGGATGGAAGGGTTATCGCCTTTGTATTTGCCTGGATCACAGATGGTGTAGGATATATACATTGGTTAGGTGTGGCCCCGGGATACAGGAATAAAGGATACGGAGATGCAATCCTTCAGGAGACACTGAAACTCTTTACAGAGAAGGGTTGCTATGAAGCCAGATTATTTACTTACCGTTCTGGCAAGGCAGTGAATTGCCTGTTTAAAAAGCATGGATTTCAAGAAATAGCCTGTGTGGACAACTACTTTTTTGGTGTAAATATTATCCTCATGGCAAAGAAATTTACCGGAATTCCCGAAGAGTATCGCTTAAAGACGATCGTACTATCAGGTGAAGGCGGTCAGGGTATTAAACTCATAGCGCACATATTGGCCAATATTTTAGCTGTGCTAGGGAAAGAGGTCTCGCTGAATCTTGTTTATGACGCAGCGGTGCGCGGTGGTAACATCCGGGCAGAGATTGTGTATTCTGATGAGCCGGTTGAAGTTCCCTTCTTTGAAGAAGCAGACCTTGGCCTTTTGCTTTCCAAAACACCTGACCCTGCAATCAGGGCAAAACAGGTACTCATTGAATCATCTGCCTGTGACTCTGAATGCAAAAAGTGTGAGTTGCGCTGCCCTGTCAGTGACCGCATTCCGTTTGAGAAGCTGGCAACCGAACAGTTTAATAGTCCTGTATTTGTTAATATGATTGCCCTTGGAAGGATATTAAGCAAAATTGGCATTAACATTGAAATCGTTAATTTTGCTTCGGGATTCCCATCAAAATTTATCGAAGAAAACATAAGGGCTGTACGTTATGGTTATACGTACCGGGATTAG
- a CDS encoding CvpA family protein has product MNWIDYTIFIILFFTAVFGLSSGPVIQFIRIVSLCISFLLAVFLYPVLGNFLKGIFTLPMANLLSYFIIFGTAFIIAYLFTDLVKRVIGVWDLGLGFRLFGALLGMLNGLIFCGVIIFGILSFCSEPTCEKVNSSKIAAQLGEGMQTAVSFIPEGAFREIDDYKKVRTEEK; this is encoded by the coding sequence ATGAACTGGATTGATTATACAATCTTTATTATTCTTTTTTTTACTGCAGTTTTCGGGCTTTCCAGCGGTCCTGTGATTCAGTTTATAAGGATCGTTTCTCTATGTATTTCATTCTTACTTGCAGTTTTTCTTTATCCTGTTTTAGGAAACTTTTTAAAGGGTATTTTTACGCTCCCCATGGCCAACCTGCTCAGTTATTTCATTATCTTTGGAACAGCATTTATTATTGCTTATCTTTTTACCGACCTTGTAAAAAGAGTAATCGGCGTCTGGGATCTGGGGCTTGGGTTCAGACTGTTTGGAGCCTTGCTTGGGATGTTGAACGGACTTATCTTTTGTGGTGTGATTATCTTTGGCATTTTATCCTTTTGCAGTGAACCAACGTGTGAAAAAGTTAATTCGTCAAAAATTGCAGCTCAACTGGGCGAGGGTATGCAGACAGCAGTATCTTTTATCCCTGAAGGTGCCTTCCGGGAAATCGATGATTATAAGAAAGTAAGAACAGAGGAAAAATAA